GGCGACCACGGCCGATGACCGGCCCGGGGCTGGGCAGGAAGGCGTACTTCCCGTCCCCGGCGGGCGCGGCCATGCTGGGGCGAGGTCACGACAGGGGTGGGGGGACACCATGGCGCGGACGGCACGGACGGGGCCCCGGGCGCGGGACAGTTGGGGGTGCTGCGCGGGGATGGTGCTCGGGGTGGTGCTGATGTTCGCGCTGCTGATCGGCGGGGTCATGCTCCTGATCGAGTTCACGCCGTGCGACGCCAAGTGCAAGGCGGCGCCGTCGGAGCCGTACCAGGGTGGCGGTGGCGGCTGAAGCGCCGCCGGCGCGGTCGGCGCGGCGAACTACGCTGCGGGTATGCGAATCCGAGTGATCGACGCGTTCACCGACGTCCCCTTCGCCGGCAACCCCGCCGCGGTCTGCCTGCTGCCCGCCGGGCCGTGGCCGGACGGGGCGTGGATGCGGGGGCTGGCCGCCGAGATGAACCTGTCCGAGACGGCGTTCGCCCGGCCGCTGGAGAACGGGCGGTGGGCGCTGCGCTGGCTCACGCCCGCCGTGGAGGTGGACCTCTGCGGGCACGCCACGCTGGCCACGACGCACGCGCTGCTGAGTGACGGCCTGGTCCCCGACGGCGGGCAGCTCGTGTTCGAGTCGAACAGCGGGATCCTGCGGGCGGAGGTCGCCCCGGACGGGATGATCACGCTCGACTTCCCCGTCAACCTGCCGACCCCTGCGGTCGCGCCCGCCGGACTCGCGGCGGCGCTCGGTACCGGCGACTGGAAGGACGTTCGGGCCACCGGCGCGCTCGGCGACCTGGTGGTCGAGCTCGCGGACGAGGCGGCGGTACGGGAACTCGTCCCCGACCACACCCGGCTGGCCGCTATGGGGGCCGCCGTGGCGCGCGGGGTCGTCGTCACCGCTCCGGCGGCCGCCCCGGAGGAGTCAGGCTACGACTTCGTCTCCCGCTGGTTCGGCGTCGGCGTGGACGTCGGCGAGGATCCGGTGACCGGCAGCGCCCACACCGCTCTCGCGCCGCTCTGGGCGGAACGCCTGGGCAGGAAGGAGCTGACCGGCCGCCAGGTCTCCCCGCGCGGCGGCAGCGTCCGGGTGGGCCTGCGGGGCGACCGGGTGCTCCTCAGCGGCCGCGCGGTCACCGTCTGGGACGGCACGTTGACGGCCGCGGCGGCGCCCCCGTCGCGGTGACGGTCAGGTCGGCAGCCAGCTGACGTGGCCGGCCAGCAGCACGTAGCCGACGAAGGCGACCGTGTCGATCAGCGTGTGCGCGATCGCCAGTGGGGCGACCCGTCGCCAGCGCGAGTAGAGCCAGCAGAAGATCACACCCATGATCACGTTGCCGACGAAGCCGCCGACCCCCTGGTACAGGTGGTAGGACCCGCGCAGCAGCGCGCTCGCCGCGACGGTCGCGGGCCAGGACCAGCCCATCTGACCCAGCCGGCGCAGCATGTAGCCGACGACGATGACCTCCTCGACCACCGCGTTCTGCGCGGCGGAGAGGATGAGCACCGGGATCCGCCACCACACGTCCGGCAGCGCGCTCGGCACGACCGTGAGGTTCGCCCCCGAAGCCCGCGCGCCGAGGTACAGCAGCAGCCCGGAGCCGCCGATCACGGCGGCGACGAGGACGCCCCTGCCGAGGTCGCGCCAGCGCTGGGTCAGGTCGAAGCCGAGCGCCCGGATCGAGGAGCCCTCGCGCACCAGCAGGTAGGCCACGAGCACGACCGGCACCAGGGCCGAGGCGATGTTGAACAGGTGCCAGGTCAGATCCAGCCACGGGCGGCCCGGGGTGATGGAGCCGTTGAGGGTCGCGTGCTGCGCCTTGAGCGAGACGGGGGCGGTGAGGGACCCGACGAAGTCGATGAACGCGGAGACTCCGCTCGCGCCGAGCGAGAGGGCGAGAACCAGGATCAGCTCCTGGCCCAGCAGTCGCCGCGTGAGGCGGATCGGCGCGGGAAGCGTCTCGGTGCTGCTCACGGGGGCGACTCCGGCGGGTTGCTCTGACCGCAGCGCCGACGACGTCGGCGGCTGCTCTGGCGGTTCGCCCGATCATCGCACAGCAGCCTGGGAGTTGATCCGCGCCCGTGACGTGCCCCCGACGCGCCGGTTCCGGGCGGCCGACGGCCGGCCGGGACCGATCGTGGAGATCGGCCGGGCCGCGCCCGCGGGATGCGCGCAGCGCGCCTCGGCCGGGCGCCGGCGGCGGTCGGCGTCCCCGTCCGACCGGTCTGGGACCGGGCCTCAGTGCAGGGGCCAGGTGTGGACCGGTTCTCCGGAGCGCATCAGCTCCATGTAGCGGCGTGTCATCGCCAGCAGCGCCGGGCCGCGGTCCAGACCGTGCCGGTCCACGCAGTCGTGGAAGACCGTGGTCTGCCATGCCGCGCCGTTGATCCCGGTGCGGCACCGGCCCTCGATGACGCCGAGGTAGTGGTCCCGGTCGACCGCCTCCACGCCCCAGGCGTCCAGACCCTTGGCGGCCAGCGGCAGCAGCTCGTCGCGGACCAGGTCGCGCGCGGGTACGCGGGCGAGGCCGCTGCCGCGTCGGCCGCCGCCGCGGGGCCACCACAGCTCGGCGTCGATGCCCAGCCGCGCCGCGGTGTGGAAGTTCTCCGTCGCCAGCTCGAACGGCAGCCGCTGCCAGACCGGGCGCGGCTGGTCGGCGAGCGAGCGGACCAGGCCGTAGTAGAAGGCGGCGTTGGCGAGGGTGTCGACGACCGTGGGCCCGGCCGGCAGCGCCCGGTTCTCGACGCGCAGGTGCGGGACGCCGTCGGCGATGTCGTAGACGGGCCGGTTCCAGCGGTAGATGGTGCCGTTGTGCAGGCGCAGCTCCCGCAGCGCGGGGACGCCCCCGGCCGCGAGGGTCTTCTGCGGGTCCTCCTCGTCGCAGATCGGCAGCAGCGAGGGGAAGTACCGCAGGTTCTCCTCGAAGAGGTCCACGACGGAGTCGACCCAGCGCTCGCCGAACCAGGTGATCGGCCGGACCCCCTGCGCCTTCAGCTCGTCCGGACGGGTGTCGCACGCTTGCTCGAACAGTACGGGCCGCGTCTCCCGCCACAGCTCACGACCGAACAGGAACGGAGCGTTGGCCCCCATCGCAAGCTGTGCGCCGGTCATCGCCTGCGCCGCGTTCCAGACCCCCGCGAAACGGCGCGGCGTCACCTGCAGATGCAGCTGCAGGGAGGTGCAGGCGGCCTCGGCGACGATGGAGACCGAGTCGGCGCGCAGCCGTTCGACCCCCTGGATGTCCAGGCTGATGTCCTCCCCGCGGGCGGCGAGTATCCGGTCGTTGAGCAGGCGGTATCGGTCCCCGCGGGAGATGTTGTCCAGCACCGCGTGGTCCAGCGTGAGCGTCGGCAGGATGCCGACCGTGACGATCCGCGCGCCCGCGCGCTGCGCCCTGCGGTCGGCGTAGCCGAGGCCGACCACCAGCTCCTCGCGCAGTTCCTCGAAGACCCGGCCGCCGAGCCGGTGCGGGGCGATGTTGACCTCGATGTTGAACTGGCCCAGCTCGGTCTGGAAGTCCCCGCTGGCGATCGACTCGAGGACCTCCTCGTTCCGCATGACCGGCAGCCCCGTGTCGTCGGCGAGGTTGAGTTCGATCTCCAGTCCCATCATCGCGCGGGCCCGGTCGAAGCGGTCCCCGGCGAGCAGCTGCTCGAGCGCTTCCACGCACTGTCGCAGCTTGCGGCGGTAGAGTTGACGGTCCGCCAGGTCCGCACTGCCGGCGGCCACCTTCTCCCCCATGGGGTGCCCCTCCCTCGGTCGGCGGTAGAGGGAGCCTTCCCCGAAGGCGTGATCGACAGTCCGGCAGAACGCGCGAAAACGGCATGTGCCAATAGGGGGCCGGGTACACGAACCGCCCGAAATCTCCCTTGCGACCATGCACGGACAGTAGTAGAAGAGTCACGCCGTGCACCCGTTCGTATAGACTCGCGAGATACAGGAACGCATGGCCCGACGCCGCCGATGCCTCCGACCCTGCACGGAGGCCCGGCCCCCTCGGGCCTGCCCTGCACCACGATCTGAACAAACCGCACCCGCGCATGCCCTCCGCCTGCGCTCCCAGTACGCCCGAGCAGCTCCCGCACCACCACCGCCCCGCCTGTCTCTGCTGCCACGAGAGGCGAATCGACATGTCCTTGCAGCTGCCCCAGCCGCCAGCCGCGGCCCTTCGCGCCGTCCTCGGCGCCCTGGACGCCCTGGACGACCTGGACGCCCTCAGCGACGCCCTTCCCGTCCGCGCCTCGGCCGTGCGACGAGCCACCGGGCCGCGCACCCCCGCGCATCCGCTGCCCGTCCATCTGCTCGACCCGATGACGGCGGACGGCGCGGTCGCGCCACTGGCCGCCGCCAGGCGGACCGGCTGGCGCTTCCTGATCAAGGCGGGAGAGGAGGTCGTGGCCGCTGCGGACACGCTGGAACTGACGGCCGACGAGTCCGGCGAGACGCACACCTTCGCCTACTTCGCCGAGGGGCCCTACCCGGCGTCCACGCTGCGCGCGCTGCAGCAGGCCCGCCTGCACGCGGCCGGCACGCCCACGACGTACCTGCCCCGCTTGCTGTCGGTGCCGGGCCACTACATGACAGCCCTTTGGCTGCACCCGGTGTTGTCCCCCACGCCGACGCCCGACCTGCTGATCCCGCTGGTCCCCGCGCCGCTCGGGGTGACGGCGCACATCCCCCACCACGCCGAGGAAC
This genomic interval from Streptacidiphilus rugosus AM-16 contains the following:
- a CDS encoding PhzF family phenazine biosynthesis protein, with amino-acid sequence MRIRVIDAFTDVPFAGNPAAVCLLPAGPWPDGAWMRGLAAEMNLSETAFARPLENGRWALRWLTPAVEVDLCGHATLATTHALLSDGLVPDGGQLVFESNSGILRAEVAPDGMITLDFPVNLPTPAVAPAGLAAALGTGDWKDVRATGALGDLVVELADEAAVRELVPDHTRLAAMGAAVARGVVVTAPAAAPEESGYDFVSRWFGVGVDVGEDPVTGSAHTALAPLWAERLGRKELTGRQVSPRGGSVRVGLRGDRVLLSGRAVTVWDGTLTAAAAPPSR
- a CDS encoding CPBP family intramembrane glutamic endopeptidase codes for the protein MSSTETLPAPIRLTRRLLGQELILVLALSLGASGVSAFIDFVGSLTAPVSLKAQHATLNGSITPGRPWLDLTWHLFNIASALVPVVLVAYLLVREGSSIRALGFDLTQRWRDLGRGVLVAAVIGGSGLLLYLGARASGANLTVVPSALPDVWWRIPVLILSAAQNAVVEEVIVVGYMLRRLGQMGWSWPATVAASALLRGSYHLYQGVGGFVGNVIMGVIFCWLYSRWRRVAPLAIAHTLIDTVAFVGYVLLAGHVSWLPT
- a CDS encoding glutamate--cysteine ligase family protein, which encodes MGEKVAAGSADLADRQLYRRKLRQCVEALEQLLAGDRFDRARAMMGLEIELNLADDTGLPVMRNEEVLESIASGDFQTELGQFNIEVNIAPHRLGGRVFEELREELVVGLGYADRRAQRAGARIVTVGILPTLTLDHAVLDNISRGDRYRLLNDRILAARGEDISLDIQGVERLRADSVSIVAEAACTSLQLHLQVTPRRFAGVWNAAQAMTGAQLAMGANAPFLFGRELWRETRPVLFEQACDTRPDELKAQGVRPITWFGERWVDSVVDLFEENLRYFPSLLPICDEEDPQKTLAAGGVPALRELRLHNGTIYRWNRPVYDIADGVPHLRVENRALPAGPTVVDTLANAAFYYGLVRSLADQPRPVWQRLPFELATENFHTAARLGIDAELWWPRGGGRRGSGLARVPARDLVRDELLPLAAKGLDAWGVEAVDRDHYLGVIEGRCRTGINGAAWQTTVFHDCVDRHGLDRGPALLAMTRRYMELMRSGEPVHTWPLH